In Candidatus Neomarinimicrobiota bacterium, a genomic segment contains:
- a CDS encoding UvrD-helicase domain-containing protein, which translates to MGKQFALNDVQKKAVETVGKPILIFAGAGTGKTRVLTHKIAYLVQESGYKPEDILAVTFTNKAAQEMKARVKKLLGVSSMGVNIGTFHSTCARLLRKEIVPLGFTQDFAIYDANDQQELIKEVMANLKLSSDGVTPRSVRGRISLLKNQMESPAKAADEAISPFEEIVAKVFPTYANALKKNNALDFDDLLLYPLSIFDQYPKVRAKYQNLFKYVLVDEYQDTNRPQFLFVKALTENDKQICVVGDDDQSIYGWRGADISNILEFEKTFPDCEVFRLEQNYRSTQTILSSASEVVAHNQYRATKKLWTESKNGEKIGLMETLDEQEEAEGILELLEKEVMQYKRAFSDFVILYRTNAQSRALEEAFRRRGIAYTIVGGVKFYERKEVKDLLAYLRLLVNLADTVSLKRIINFPPRGIGVKTVDKCETYAAKKGLPLVEVLQSPDALNLKGKQATGLKEFYHIVKKYSDLLPKLSASELVSVLVDELGLISFYKEQANADASERLENVHELVNSVHAFCEQNEGAGIREFLEEVSLLTDIDKWEDTSNCVTLMTLHSAKGLEFPVVFIAGLEDGLFPIMRSFDDPRDLEEERRLFYVGLTRAKERAYLHYATNRRRSSGVLGYGMASRFLQEIPEESLDRITFQSAVTKRYVREKGSDSYALKQVRTVTSFNDLKRGDKVEHKIFGKGMILSVDGAGESQKISVVFRGNVRKKLIAKYANLRRL; encoded by the coding sequence ATGGGAAAGCAATTTGCTCTGAATGATGTACAGAAGAAGGCGGTGGAGACGGTTGGCAAGCCGATCCTCATTTTCGCCGGTGCCGGTACCGGCAAGACGCGTGTACTGACGCACAAGATCGCGTACCTCGTTCAGGAATCCGGCTACAAACCTGAAGATATTTTGGCGGTGACCTTCACCAACAAGGCCGCTCAAGAGATGAAAGCGCGGGTCAAGAAACTTCTCGGAGTTTCTTCAATGGGCGTCAATATCGGAACGTTCCATTCTACTTGCGCCCGCCTTCTCAGGAAGGAGATTGTCCCTCTCGGATTCACGCAGGATTTTGCCATCTACGATGCCAACGATCAGCAAGAACTGATAAAGGAAGTGATGGCGAATCTGAAGCTCAGTTCGGACGGTGTCACCCCCCGCTCAGTGAGAGGTCGTATCAGTCTGCTCAAGAACCAGATGGAAAGTCCGGCAAAGGCGGCTGATGAAGCAATCTCTCCCTTCGAAGAGATTGTAGCCAAGGTTTTTCCCACTTATGCCAACGCGCTCAAGAAGAACAACGCCCTCGATTTCGACGATTTGCTACTCTATCCGCTCTCAATTTTTGATCAGTATCCCAAAGTCCGTGCAAAATACCAGAATCTATTTAAGTATGTCCTCGTGGATGAATATCAGGATACGAACCGGCCTCAGTTCCTTTTTGTGAAGGCGCTTACCGAGAACGACAAGCAGATCTGCGTGGTGGGGGATGATGATCAGTCCATCTACGGCTGGCGCGGCGCCGATATATCTAATATTCTCGAATTCGAAAAGACTTTCCCTGATTGCGAAGTTTTCAGACTGGAACAGAACTACCGCTCTACGCAGACTATCCTTTCATCGGCGTCTGAAGTGGTTGCGCACAACCAGTACCGCGCCACAAAGAAACTGTGGACGGAGAGCAAAAATGGGGAAAAGATCGGCCTCATGGAGACGCTGGATGAGCAAGAAGAGGCTGAAGGGATACTGGAACTCCTTGAAAAGGAAGTTATGCAGTATAAGAGGGCATTCAGTGATTTTGTTATTCTCTACAGGACTAATGCCCAGAGCCGCGCCTTGGAAGAGGCGTTTCGCCGTCGCGGGATCGCCTACACGATCGTCGGAGGTGTCAAGTTTTATGAAAGGAAAGAGGTCAAGGATTTGCTCGCCTATCTGCGTCTGCTCGTCAATCTGGCCGATACGGTCAGTCTCAAGCGGATTATCAACTTTCCGCCTCGGGGCATCGGTGTAAAAACGGTAGACAAATGTGAAACTTACGCGGCTAAAAAAGGTCTGCCCCTCGTTGAGGTCCTTCAATCTCCTGATGCGCTGAATCTCAAGGGGAAGCAGGCCACCGGTCTGAAAGAATTTTATCATATCGTCAAGAAGTACTCCGATCTGTTGCCGAAACTGAGTGCTTCCGAACTGGTTAGTGTGCTGGTGGATGAACTCGGTCTCATCTCCTTCTACAAGGAGCAGGCAAATGCAGACGCCTCAGAACGCCTCGAGAATGTTCACGAACTCGTCAACAGTGTACATGCGTTCTGTGAACAAAACGAAGGTGCTGGGATAAGGGAATTCCTTGAAGAGGTCTCCTTGCTGACCGACATCGACAAGTGGGAAGATACATCAAACTGTGTCACACTGATGACCCTCCACAGTGCTAAGGGGTTGGAGTTCCCGGTGGTCTTCATCGCCGGTCTTGAGGACGGTCTCTTCCCCATCATGCGTAGCTTCGACGATCCGCGTGATTTGGAAGAGGAGAGACGTCTTTTCTACGTGGGACTGACGCGGGCTAAGGAGAGAGCATATCTTCATTATGCTACAAATCGCCGACGGTCTAGCGGCGTATTAGGGTACGGCATGGCTTCCCGTTTTTTACAGGAGATACCCGAAGAGAGTCTCGACCGGATTACCTTCCAGTCTGCAGTAACCAAACGGTATGTGAGAGAAAAGGGGAGCGACAGCTATGCCCTCAAGCAAGTCCGCACGGTAACATCTTTCAATGACCTGAAACGGGGGGACAAGGTTGAGCATAAGATCTTTGGTAAAGGGATGATTCTTTCGGTTGACGGGGCCGGTGAAAGTCAGAAGATATCCGTTGTTTTCCGCGGCAATGTGCGCAAGAAGCTCATCGCCAAGTACGCCAATCTGAGGC